A genomic region of Raphanus sativus cultivar WK10039 chromosome 6, ASM80110v3, whole genome shotgun sequence contains the following coding sequences:
- the LOC108812629 gene encoding uncharacterized protein LOC108812629, whose translation MASPPIPNRPNPKPRNSEAGDPLRRSFGGNPFPVNSKVNVPSDVSRRNSFGGRENSRLDFSDKENETKAFPPTTPKGSKNFMSPTISAVSKINPSPRKRVILSDKNQVSRSLSDVKGLTFEEDTKSHQSCVSFSDDEKKKRFERPHDMTVTDFDESEVLDDKGIVYSDPRFRISPRPCLPYTSPEFPAAPSLLPPYDPKKNYLSPRPQFLHYRPNPRVEKHFDECKQLEELFISESSSSDTELSAEEQEKDVSHEGGDEAVAGEKTEDVEQVESESDEEMVCESIEVTSQVPKQSGSRPFRFIGWFLALSLGYLLVSASFSGPTGLSILMESPLHEFHLPNGIKEFAEGNKLEELSERLWTLTEASLVYVSKMMSRLGGVTEEYAPLQFHNLTYSLEESTVFQPTRVEINGEPLHEKVRGEDSLEDDYEHEFEEESGEEENSEIEDGKVDEETEMPPGTDIELKEGEKKLEAIVIEEPEVILAEVNNDAEGLESQENLETGSIKKDQVEIEADTEAIYIDQHDVETAAIKAHQQIDSVLADAESGAEEGFRDITAETSDDLHPEVAGAESEPEETVREIAAETSEDVHPEARSFNKAMIVLSSTVMVLLAAVAFLFTKKAKHVTVSASEPAPEPVENLVKEKLSSLNIQAEVEEEVDDRISNSVHKKSSSLSNNKGPKEQESLGGNNSKLRRESMASSASEYSVGSFSYGSFTTYEKIPIKSGDGEEEMITPVRRSSRIRKHLQPSSML comes from the exons ATGGCTTCTCCTCCAATCCCAAACagaccaaaccctaaacccagaAACTCCGAGGCCGGTGATCCTTTGCGCCGGAGTTTCGGAGGCAACCCATTTCCGGTCAACTCTAAAGTCAACGTCCCCTCAG ATGTTTCGCGGAGGAACTCTTTTGGTGGCAGAGAAAACAGTCGGCTTGACTTTAGCGACAAAGAGAACGAGACCAAAGCTTTTCCTCCAACTACTCCAAAAGGTTCCAAGAACTTCATGTCCCCAACAATCTCAGCTGTTTCCAAAATCAACCCATCTCCAAGGAAGAGAGTGATCTTGTCTGATAAAAACCAAGTCTCTCGTTCGCTATCTGATGTTAAAGGCTTAACCTTTGAGGAGGATACCAAAAGCCATCAGTCATGCGTTTCGTTTTCAGATGATGAAAAGAAGAAGCGGTTTGAGCGACCACATGACATGACTGTCACTGATTTCGATGAGAGTGAAGTTCTTGACGACAAGGGGATTGTTTATTCTGATCCAAGGTTCAGGATTAGCCCTCGCCCTTGTCTTCCCTACACATCTCCTGAGTTTCCAGCTGCTCCATCGTTGTTGCCTCCTTATGATCCCAAGAAGAACTATCTGTCGCCAAGGCCTCAGTTCCTTCATTATAGGCCTAATCCAAGAGTTGAGAAGCATTTCGATGAGTGTAAGCAGCTGGAGGAGCTTTTCATCTCTGAAAGCTCTTCTTCCGACACTGAACTGTCTGCCGAGGAACAAGAGAAGGATGTTTCTCATGAAGGTGGAGACGAGGCAGTAGCAGGAGAAAAGACTGAAGATGTGGAGCAAGTGGAATCAGAGAGTGATGAAGAAATGGTCTGTGAGAGCATTGAAGTGACGAGTCAAGTTCCAAAACAGTCAGGTTCCAGACCATTCAGGTTCATTGGTTGGTTTCTGGCTCTGTCTTTGGGGTATCTGTTGGTTTCAGCGTCATTTTCTGGACCCACCGGACTTTCAATTCTTATGGAATCACCTTTACACGAGTTCCATCTCCCAAACGGCATCAAAGAGTTTGCAGAAGGTAACAAGTTGGAGGAGTTGAGTGAAAGGCTCTGGACTTTGACAGAAGCATCGCTTGTGTACGTGAGTAAGATGATGTCACGGCTAGGAGGAGTAACCGAGGAATATGCTCCATTGCAGTTTCATAACTTGACGTATAGTTTGGAAGAGAGTACTGTTTTCCAGCCAACAAGAGTTGAAATCAATGGAGAACCATTACACGAGAAGGTCAGAGGTGAAGACAGTCTTGAGGATGACTATGAACATGAATTTGAGGAGGAGAGTGGCGAAGAGGAAAACTCAGAAATAGAAGATGGTAAAGTTGATGAGGAGACTGAGATGCCACCAGGCACAGACATAGAGTTGAAGGAAGGTGAAAAGAAATTGGAAGCTATTGTGATTGAAGAACCTGAGGTGATTCTTGCTGAAGTAAACAATGATGCAGAAGGTCTTGAATCTCAAGAAAATCTTGAAACTGGATCAATCAAAAAGGACCAGGTTGAGATAGAAGCTGATACTGAAGCTATCTACATTGACCAGCATGATGTTGAAACCGCTGCCATTAAAGCGCACCAGCAAATAGACAGTGTGTTGGCTGATGCTGAAAGTGGAGCAGAAGAAGGTTTCAGAGATATAACAGCTGAAACTAGTGATGATCTTCATCCTGAAGTGGCTGGTGCTGAAAGTGAACCAGAAGAAACTGTTAGAGAAATTGCAGCAGAAACTAGTGAAGATGTGCATCCTGAAGCAAGATCATTTAACAAGGCAATGATAGTATTGTCCTCGACCGTGATGGTTCTACTTGCAGCGGTTGCTTTCTTGTTCACTAAGAAGGCAAAGCATGTGACTGTATCTGCTTCTGAACCAGCACCTGAGCCAGTGGAGAATCTGGTGAAAGAAAAGCTATCTTCATTGAATATCCAGgcagaagtagaagaagaagttgatgaCAGAATAAGTAACAGTGTCCATAAAAAGAGCTCATCCCTCAGCAACAACAAAGGACCTAAAGAACAGGAAAGCTTAGGAGGCAACAACAGCAAGCTGAGGAGAGAATCAATGGCATCATCAGCATCAGAATACTCCGTAGGCTCTTTCTCATATGGAAGTTTCACAACTTACGAGAAAATACCCATCAAAAGT GGAGATGGAGAGGAAGAGATGATAACACCTGTGAGACGTTCAAGCCGAATCAGGAAACACCTCCAACCTTCTTCTATGCTATGA
- the LOC108812630 gene encoding glycine-rich RNA-binding protein, translating into MDSAEGEYRCFVGGLAWATDEQSLGRTFSEFGEVLDSKIIIDRETGRSKGFGFVTFKDEESMRTAIERMNGQELDGRNITVNEAQARSSRGGNSGGYNRGGGGGYGSGGGGYGGRRDQGGYGGGGYGGGRREGGYGGGGDGGYGGRADSGNWRE; encoded by the exons ATGGATTCGGCAGAGGGCGAGTACAGGTGTTTCGTTGGAGGCTTAGCTTGGGCCACCGACGAGCAATCTCTTGGAAGAACTTTCAGTGAATTCGGAGAAGTTCTCGACTCCAAG ATCATTATTGATCGTGAGACAGGGAGGTCTAAAGGGTTCGGGTTCGTGACTTTTAAAGATGAAGAATCGATGAGAACTGCGATTGAAAGGATGAACGGTCAAGAACTTGATGGTCGCAACATCACTGTCAACGAGGCTCAAGCTCGTAGTAGTCGCGGTGGTAACAGCGGTGGATATAAccgaggaggtggtggtggttatGGAAGTGGTGGGGGTGGTTACGGAGGAAGGCGTGATCAAGGTGGATACGGAGGTGGTGGTTATGGAGGTGGGCGTCGTGAGGGTGGTTATGGTGGTGGCGGAGACGGAGGTTACGGTGGCCGAGCCGACAGTGGAAACTGGAGAGAATGA